One window of Nymphaea colorata isolate Beijing-Zhang1983 chromosome 11, ASM883128v2, whole genome shotgun sequence genomic DNA carries:
- the LOC116263942 gene encoding phospho-N-acetylmuramoyl-pentapeptide-transferase homolog, whose protein sequence is MMQSTSCSACGAWPRSFAAALSRRQSRSLGASIALSSHSVDSQIYRVTCCSYRSRRRGYGGVLNLRSVSRVAATDEDGSSFSLFDDVFDDHDDGTLGGSLCLMSSSEGEDSDTEIIINTSGDVDYHRNNASDVSGSYLETSRLANLRIRTKHKRTYLGILNNLGLIIFLVGILFLFDVCAWRIVRLPLAPFFLTGPFLVAACLASFAGFFCVPLFHVLKIHQVLRVEGPDIHLYKKGTATMGGLFFIPVGIIVAGAASDFSSIEVFGAAAATIAFAAIGLLDDSLILMKKHNYGLPAPIKIILEVAAGTSFSFWLNSTNVASPYSMKFLLPLPAPLGLLCIGRLYLLLATFCFVSMANGVNLTDGLDGLAGGVAALTFVGMSIAVLPICPDLSVFGASMSGACIGFLMHNRYEASIFMGDTGSLALGGALAAMASCTGMFFPLIISSVVFIAEVLSVLIQLGFYRLTKRFYGAGRKLFRMAPVHHHFELSGFKEPSIVATAYVVSGIFALVAGYVGLISA, encoded by the exons ATGATGCAATCTACGAGTTGTTCGGCGTGCGGAGCGTGGCCGCGATCGTTCGCGGCAGCGTTGTCGAGGAGGCAATCGCGCTCCCTTGGCGCGTCGATCGCGCTTTCTTCCCACTCCGTCGACTCTCAG ATATATAGAGTGACGTGTTGTTCGTATAGATCTCGGAGACGTGGATATGGAGGCGTTCTGAATCTTCGTTCAGTGTCACGAGTTGCTGCCACGGACGAG GATGGATCCTCATTCTCGTTGTTTGATGATGTGTTTGATGATCATGATGATGGAACCCTTGGAGGAAGTTTGTGCTTGATGTCATCAAGTGAAGGAGAAGATAGTGATACAGAGATCATAATTAATACTTCTGGGGATGTAGACTACCACAGGAACAATGCCTCTGACGTCTCTGGTTCATATTTGGAAACAAGTAGGCTTGCAAATCTTAGAATAAGAACTAAACACAAGAG AACCTATCTTGGAATACTGAATAATTTGGGACTGATTATATTTTTGGTTGGGATCCTATTTCTCTTTGATGTATGTGCATGGCGGATTGTGAGGCTACCATTGGCACCATTTTTCTTGACAGGCCCTTTCTTAGTCGCAGCTTGTTTAGCATCATTTGCTGGATTCTTTTGTGTGCCACTGTTCCATGTTTTAAAGATTCATCAAGTATTGAGGGTAGAAGGGCCTGACATTCACCTATACAAGAAGGGAACTGCGACAATGGGTGGCTTATTTTTCATTCCAGTTGGAATTATAGTTGCTGGAGCAGCATctgatttttcttccattgAAGTTTTTGGGGCAGCTGCAGCAACCATTGCTTTTGCAGCAATAGGGTTGCTTGATGATTCCCTCATTCTTATGAAGAAACATAATTATGGGTTGCCTGCACCGATTAAGATAATATTAGAG GTAGCTGCTGGTACATCGTTTTCCTTCTGGCTGAATTCAACAAATGTAGCATCACCATACAGCAT GAAATTTTTGCTTCCTTTGCCGGCACCATTGGGCCTTTTGTGTATTGGGAGGCTTTACCTGCTTCTTGCTACATTCTGTTTTGTTTCTATGGCAAATGGAGTGAACCTTACAGACGGTCTTGATGGCCTTGCTGGAGGAGTAGCGGCACTGACTTTCGTAGGGATGTCTATTGCTGTCCTTCCAATATGTCCTG ATCTATCCGTATTTGGAGCATCAATGTCAGGGGCATGTATAGGTTTTCTCATGCACAACAGATATGAAGCATCAATATTTATGGGTGACACTGGGTCTTTAGCACTTGGTGGCGCATTGGCTGCAATGGCTTCCTGTACAGGAATGTTCTTTCCACTTATTATCTCATCTGTCGTGTTCATTGCTGAAGTACTCTCTGTCCTCATACAG CTTGGTTTCTACAGGCTTACCAAACGCTTCTATGGAGCAGGAAGGAAGTTGTTTCGTATGGCACCTGTTCATCACCATTTTGAATTATCTGGTTTCAAGGAGCCTTCTATTGTTGCAACTGCCTACGTTGTGTCGGGCATCTTTGCCCTAGTTGCTGGGTATGTAGGTCTTATTTCTGCATAA